Proteins from a genomic interval of Methanoplanus endosymbiosus:
- a CDS encoding dihydropteroate synthase-like protein: MRILLPTGEAAYDTVMKASEGFDVDVRVTGKIASFLTPSKLEKLIRTGDYGMVIISGMCTADFSGIYERTGVPVYLGPRHAADLGMVLSMIGNIELSTKIPADEIISSSRKQEAYSKLETLESAANCDFTVNGLKIGGSSRIKVLAEIMDAHKNPVLISAVLRYHRSGADIIDLGFGFDATPEDVRRTFELVRKCGIPVICAADTQDPALIRAALPYADIILSLQEKNIPLVAEEVAKSGVAAVVVPGEKSLPENIRSARNFGIENIIADPLLQPAGSGLLESLGDIAAYNRSEEGRCPLFFGAGNVTELIDADSIGVNALLSSLAMEAKAAIVFTSEHSDKTAGSVSEMRRAVEMMHLASDRPYPKDLGVDLFCIKEKRKRREPEPEYSSIKEADKMPDNVTFDPCGNFRIGIVDGRIIAVNDGAAVTGDRWEDVFYEIIKSGKVSLLDHAAYLGKELYKAELALRFGRSFEQDGHF, encoded by the coding sequence ATGCGCATACTACTTCCAACCGGAGAAGCGGCATATGATACTGTCATGAAGGCTTCAGAAGGTTTTGATGTGGATGTACGGGTTACAGGAAAAATTGCCTCTTTTCTGACACCTTCAAAGCTTGAAAAACTGATCCGGACAGGTGATTATGGTATGGTTATCATATCCGGAATGTGCACTGCGGACTTTTCCGGCATATATGAGCGGACAGGTGTGCCTGTATATCTTGGACCAAGGCATGCGGCAGATCTCGGCATGGTTCTCTCAATGATCGGTAATATTGAACTCTCCACAAAAATTCCGGCAGACGAGATTATATCCTCATCCAGAAAACAGGAAGCTTACAGTAAGCTTGAAACTCTTGAGTCTGCTGCGAACTGTGATTTTACAGTAAATGGTCTTAAGATCGGCGGCAGTTCCCGGATAAAAGTTCTGGCAGAGATTATGGATGCCCATAAAAATCCTGTTCTCATCTCCGCTGTTCTGAGATATCATAGATCCGGCGCAGACATAATAGACCTCGGATTTGGCTTTGATGCAACGCCTGAAGATGTCAGGAGGACTTTTGAGCTTGTCAGAAAATGTGGCATTCCGGTCATCTGCGCGGCAGACACACAGGACCCTGCACTCATCCGTGCCGCGCTTCCCTATGCTGATATTATTCTCTCACTTCAGGAGAAAAATATCCCTCTGGTTGCAGAAGAGGTTGCAAAGTCCGGTGTTGCGGCAGTTGTTGTTCCGGGCGAAAAATCCCTTCCGGAAAATATCCGGTCTGCACGTAATTTTGGTATTGAAAATATAATTGCAGATCCGCTTTTGCAGCCCGCAGGTTCGGGTCTGTTAGAGTCTCTTGGCGATATTGCCGCATATAATCGCTCTGAAGAGGGCAGATGCCCGTTGTTCTTCGGTGCCGGAAATGTGACCGAGCTTATTGATGCTGATTCAATAGGGGTCAATGCCCTCCTCTCTTCACTTGCGATGGAGGCTAAGGCGGCTATAGTCTTTACGAGTGAGCATTCTGACAAGACTGCCGGTTCTGTTTCCGAGATGAGGCGGGCGGTGGAGATGATGCACCTTGCCTCAGATAGACCTTATCCTAAGGATCTTGGAGTCGATCTCTTCTGTATTAAGGAGAAGAGAAAGAGGCGTGAGCCTGAACCTGAGTACAGCAGTATAAAAGAAGCAGATAAGATGCCTGATAATGTGACTTTCGATCCATGCGGCAACTTCAGGATAGGCATAGTTGACGGCAGAATTATTGCGGTGAACGACGGCGCAGCAGTAACCGGAGATCGCTGGGAGGATGTTTTTTATGAGATTATAAAATCCGGTAAAGTTTCGCTGCTGGATCATGCTGCATATCTTGGCAAAGAACTCTATAAGGCAGAACTTGCATTACGATTCGGGCGCAGTTTTGAGCAGGACGGTCATTTCTGA
- the truA gene encoding tRNA pseudouridine(38-40) synthase TruA, with the protein MKIALKLGYFGDNFYGSQQQSGIRTVEGEFITACTELGLIKDRKSSGFSISGRTDRGVHARCQICSFFTDHPERAVYAINEKLPGDIWCNAYAEVDESYNPRYDVFSRKYRYYFYEDGLDLESMQKAAEYIKGVHDFTSFAKIKGKDPERKILDTGVFTDGEYTVFEIEGHSFLWNMVRCLSYALNLCGKGLLSPDDIKYSLDNPGRPRYPAMPPEGLLLWDLKTEAEFNPMVAGGKSLEFRKEEKRKLAQGRKILEVIN; encoded by the coding sequence ATGAAAATTGCCTTAAAACTGGGTTATTTCGGGGATAATTTCTATGGGTCACAGCAGCAGTCCGGCATAAGGACAGTTGAGGGGGAATTCATAACAGCCTGCACGGAACTTGGTCTGATCAAAGACAGGAAGAGTTCAGGATTTTCAATATCAGGCAGGACTGACAGGGGGGTGCATGCAAGATGCCAGATATGCTCATTTTTCACCGACCATCCTGAAAGGGCAGTATATGCCATAAATGAAAAACTTCCGGGTGACATCTGGTGCAACGCATATGCAGAGGTGGATGAGTCATATAATCCCAGATATGATGTTTTCAGCCGGAAATACAGGTATTACTTCTATGAAGACGGGCTTGACCTTGAAAGTATGCAGAAAGCTGCAGAATACATAAAAGGTGTGCATGATTTCACATCCTTTGCAAAAATAAAGGGCAAAGATCCGGAGAGGAAAATTCTTGATACAGGAGTATTTACTGACGGGGAATATACTGTCTTTGAGATAGAGGGGCACAGTTTTTTATGGAATATGGTGCGCTGCCTATCATACGCCCTTAATCTCTGTGGAAAGGGACTATTAAGCCCCGATGATATAAAATATTCACTTGACAATCCAGGAAGGCCGAGATATCCCGCAATGCCTCCGGAGGGGCTTTTATTGTGGGACCTTAAAACAGAAGCTGAATTTAACCCGATGGTTGCAGGTGGAAAATCACTGGAATTCAGAAAGGAAGAGAAGAGAAAACTGGCGCAGGGCAGGAAAATTCTTGAAGTGATAAATTAA
- a CDS encoding CehA/McbA family metallohydrolase produces MTVSYAASPVGSSMRITLQLSNPMKKNTIDLMLNCDLHIHTDYSRDGESSVEDIIARAVKTGLDVIAITDHDTIEGALKAVEYAREYYPELLVIPGIEISTKQGHLLALGITEAIPPKIDFEETVKTAREKGAFLILPHPFHQWRHGAALKVKDAIRIVDAVESFNSRYIFGTANKKAERKAAYFNKTCVGGSDAHNAKFVGYGRTIIDAEKNQESVFSAIKEGNVEIMGKMTPIRSYTRQSFRNTRKKIIRRVYRR; encoded by the coding sequence ATGACAGTATCATATGCCGCTTCTCCGGTTGGAAGTAGTATGCGCATAACACTTCAGTTAAGTAATCCAATGAAGAAAAATACTATTGATCTGATGCTTAATTGTGATCTGCATATTCACACTGATTATTCACGCGATGGTGAGAGCAGTGTCGAAGATATAATTGCAAGGGCTGTAAAAACAGGACTTGACGTAATTGCAATAACCGATCATGACACCATCGAAGGTGCCTTAAAAGCGGTTGAATATGCCAGAGAGTATTACCCGGAACTTCTGGTGATACCGGGAATAGAGATATCAACAAAACAGGGACACCTCCTTGCACTGGGAATAACAGAAGCAATACCGCCAAAGATTGACTTTGAAGAGACGGTTAAAACCGCGAGAGAAAAAGGAGCCTTTCTGATACTGCCGCACCCCTTCCACCAGTGGCGGCACGGTGCTGCACTGAAGGTTAAGGATGCAATCAGAATTGTTGACGCTGTTGAATCTTTCAACAGCCGTTACATATTCGGCACTGCGAACAAAAAAGCGGAGAGGAAGGCTGCTTATTTCAATAAAACCTGTGTCGGCGGGAGTGACGCACACAATGCAAAATTTGTCGGTTACGGAAGAACAATAATTGACGCAGAAAAGAATCAGGAATCTGTATTTTCTGCAATAAAAGAGGGAAATGTGGAGATCATGGGCAAAATGACCCCAATCAGAAGCTATACCAGGCAGTCTTTCAGAAATACCAGAAAAAAAATTATCAGAAGAGTTTACAGAAGATGA